A portion of the Amyelois transitella isolate CPQ chromosome 2, ilAmyTran1.1, whole genome shotgun sequence genome contains these proteins:
- the LOC132902560 gene encoding uncharacterized protein LOC132902560 isoform X2, which translates to MEPQTPSTSRSMFVGLEVTRTPQGSLIRGRDVVLETSGSGRIRPWRPQNLSVEGEAIEIVDELVHGGEKVAAVPEERTKGQPRNLFGREPVSFIFITLFESINYLH; encoded by the exons ATGGAACCCCAAACCCCAAGTACTTCCAGAAGCATGTTTGTCGGCTTGGAGGTGACTAGAACTCCTCAGGGATCCCTTATTCGGGGCAGAGATGTAGTCTTGGAGACATCTGGATCAGGGAGGATTAGA ccTTGGCGGCCCCAAAATTTATCTGTGGAAGGCGAAGCCATAGAGATCGTGGATGAGTTGGTCCATGGCGGCGAAAAAGTAGCTGCT gtacCAGAGGAACGTACGAAAGGTCAGCCGCGTAATCTTTTTGGCCGAGAACCTGtaagtttcattttcataacactCTTTGAAAGTATAAATTACTTGCATTGA
- the LOC132902560 gene encoding piggyBac transposable element-derived protein 4-like isoform X1 has protein sequence MLESDDDFIEDEVSEEPLTWSSDFNEFRGVREDFNEEAGPKIEGTSPLGLFTQIWDQPLMDSIVHETNHYAWETITGFFETGDSMPSKSRMNDWVETSVSELYRLIGVMIFMSICVRSRLEEYWMTGVMGMPEFRKLMSRDHYVMLLKFLHFTDNNNIHVQGRDKKIAKIKPIIDYLNKKFQSIYVPHREVSIDESLLLWKGHLSWKQCIRSKAARFGIKSYELCEAVTGYVVNLILYAGKGTTTAETVYGFTTSTAKIVLELFKNYLGKGYTLFMDNFYNSVPLTQFLKKHKTDVVGTLNRRRKDTPVEIQNLQDKRMARGSVVSRHCGDVSVIAWKDVKLVTTVSTYHKTDMAPGHRAGQPCSKPVVVHEYNKYMGGVDLKDQKLSMYLLERKRGIKWYIKVFRRLLNISILNAYIIYCANIGQHKKMTHRQFRFKLAEELCLEFGQNVSSRSRQVPIPTCSRLNRDFNHFPVHNEVTEERTKKQDKFKRGRCVRCRQKCNIACSHCTVYICVGQCWLEYHTLENL, from the coding sequence ATGTTGGAATCAGATGACGATTTTATTGAAGATGAAGTTAGTGAGGAGCCATTGACTTGGTCATCTGATTTTAACGAATTTAGAGGGGTCAGGGAGGACTTCAACGAAGAAGctggtcctaaaattgaggGAACAAGTCCTTTAGGCTTGTTTACTCAAATTTGGGACCAGCCTCTGATGGATTCTATTGTCCACGAAACGAATCATTACGCTTGGGAAACAATAACCGGTTTCTTTGAAACCGGAGACTCCATGCCAAGTAAATCTCGCATGAACGACTGGGTGGAAACTTCGGTTTCCGAACTATATAGGCTTATAGGTGTGATGATATTTATGTCAATATGTGTAAGAAGTAGGTTAGAGGAATATTGGATGACGGGTGTGATGGGTATGCCGGAGTTTCGAAAACTGATGTCAAGGGATCATTACGTAATgctcttaaaatttttgcacTTTACTGATAACAACAACATACATGTACAGGGGCGTGATAAGaaaatagctaaaataaaacctattatagattatttaaataaaaaattccagTCCATTTACGTGCCTCACAGAGAAGTATCGATAGACGAATCGTTGCTGCTTTGGAAGGGTCATTTAAGCTGGAAACAATGCATTCGTTCCAAAGCAGCTCGATTCGGTATCAAAAGTTATGAACTCTGTGAGGCCGTAACTGGATAcgtagtaaatttaattttgtatgccgGCAAAGGCACGACAACTGCAGAAACGGTTTACGGGTTTACTACATCCACTGCCAAAATAGTCCTTGAGCTTTTCAAGAACTATTtaggcaagggatataccctgttcatggacaatttttataattctgttCCTCTGAcccaatttctaaaaaaacataaaactgaCGTAGTCGGTACTCTGAACCGTCGCCGAAAAGACACGCCCGTAGAAATCCAAAATTTGCAGGATAAAAGGATGGCTAGGGGTAGTGTGGTAAGTAGACACTGTGGTGATGTATCCGTCATAGCATGGAAAGATGTGAAGCTTGTCACCACTGTATCTACTTACCACAAaacagatatggctccagggCACAGGGCTGGCCAACCCTGCTCCAAACCAGTCGTGGTccatgaatataataaatacatgggAGGCGTCGATCTCAAAGATCAAAAGCTAAGcatgtatttattagaaagaaagagggGAATCAAAtggtatattaaagtttttagacgtcttttaaatatatctattttaaatgcatatattatatattgtgcTAACATTGGCCAGCATAAAAAAATGACTCACCGCCAATTTCGTTTCAAGCTTGCTGAAGAGCTCTGCTTAGAATTCGGACAAAACGTCTCCTCACGTTCGCGCCAGGTCCCCATCCCCACCTGTAGCAGGCTGAACAGGGATTTTAATCATTTCCCTGTTCATAATGAGGTGACCGAGGAGCGAACCaaaaaacaagataaatttaagagGGGACGTTGTGTTAGATGCAGGCAAAAATGTAACATCGCGTGCAGTCATTGCACGGTGTATATTTGTGTTGGCCAATGTTGGCTTGAGTATCATACTTTAGAAAATCTATAG